One Phaseolus vulgaris cultivar G19833 chromosome 4, P. vulgaris v2.0, whole genome shotgun sequence DNA window includes the following coding sequences:
- the LOC137837066 gene encoding protein NSP-INTERACTING KINASE 1-like: MGKPRGGEAAISLVVFFWFWSSSNALLSPKGVNFEVQALMGIKAFLVDPHGILDNWDGDAVDPCSWNMVTCSPENLVISLGIPSQNLSGILSPSIGNLTYLQTVVLQNNNITGPIPSEIGKLSKLQTLDLSDNFFNGEIPPSLGHLRSLQYLRLNNNSFDGECPVSLANMAQLAFLDLSYNNLSGPIPKILAKSFSIVGNPLVCTTEKEKNCHGMTLMPMSMNLNSSENALPSGRTKAHRMVLAFGLSLGCLCLIVFGLGFILWRRHKRKQQSFFDVKDQHHEEVYLGNLKRFQLRELQIATNNFSNKNILGKGGFGNVYKGILPDGTLVAVKRLKDGSATGGDIQFQTEVEMISLAVHRNLLKLYGFCMTPTERLLVYPYMSNGSVASRLKGKPVLDWGTRKQIAIGAARGLLYLHEQCDPKIIHRDVKAANILLDDYCEAVVGDFGLAKLLDHQDSHVTTAVRGTVGHIAPEYLSTGQSSEKTDVFGFGILLLELITGQRALEFGKAANQKGAMLDWVRKIHQEKKLELLVDKDLMNNYDRIELEEIVQVALLCTQYLPGHRPRMSEVVRMLEGDGLAEKWEASQSADTTKCNKPHELSSSDRYSDLTDDSSLLVQAMELSGPR; this comes from the exons ATGGGAAAGCCAAGAGGAGGAGAAGCTGCTATTTCTTTAGTGGTTTTCTTCTGGTTTTGGAGCTCTTCCAATGCTTTGCTTTCTCCAAAGGGAGTAAACTTTGAAG TGCAAGCTTTAATGGGCATAAAAGCTTTTCTTGTGGATCCCCATGGTATTCTAGATAATTGGGACGGGGATGCAGTTGATCCATGCAGCTGGAATATGGTCACGTGTTCCCCTGAGAATCTTGTCATTAGCCT GGGCATTCCCAGTCAAAATTTATCTGGTATTCTATCTCCAAGCATAGGAAACCTCACATATCTTCAGACTGT GGTGCTACAAAATAACAACATAACTGGACCAATCCCTTCAGAGATAGGAAAACTTTCCAAGCTTCAAACTCTTGATCTCTCTGACAACTTCTTCAATGGGGAGATTCCTCCCTCTCTGGGTCACCTGAGAAGCCTACAGTACTT GAGGCTTAATAATAACAGTTTTGATGGAGAATGCCCAGTGTCACTTGCTAACATGGCGCAGCTTGCTTTCCT TGACTTGTCCTACAATAATCTGAGTGGCCCTATTCCTAAAATTTTGGCCAAATCGTTCAG TATTGTAGGAAACCCTTTAGTCTGCACcactgaaaaagaaaaaaattgccATGGGATGACACTTATGCCCATGTCAATGAACTTGAACAGTTCTGAGA ATGCTTTACCATCTGGTAGAACAAAGGCTCACAGAATGGTCCTTGCCTTTGGTCTGAGTCTTGGATGCCTCTGCTTGATAGTTTTTGGTCTTGGATTTATTCTATGGAGGAGGCACAAGCGTAAACAACAGTCATTCTTTGATGTTAAAG ACCAGCATCATGAAGAAGTCTACCTTGGAAACTTGAAGAGGTTCCAATTAAGAGAACTCCAGATTGCTACTAACAACTTCAGTAACAAAAACATTCTCGGCAAGGGTGGTTTTGGAAATGTCTACAAGGGAATTCTCCCAGATGGCACTCTTGTGGCAGTCAAGAGGCTTAAAGATGGCAGTGCCACTGGAGGAGATATTCAATTTCAGACTGAAGTTGAAATGATCAGCTTGGCGGTGCACCGAAACCTCCTCAAACTGTATGGATTTTGCATGACACCAACAGAAAGGCTTTTGGTTTATCCTTACATGTCCAATGGCAGTGTTGCTTCTAGGCTCAAGG GTAAGCCAGTGTTGGATTGGGGCACAAGAAAGCAAATTGCCATAGGAGCAGCAAGGGGACTGCTATACCTTCATGAGCAGTGTGATCCAAAGATAATCCACAGAGATGTGAAGGCTGCAAATATATTGCTTGATGACTATTGTGAGGCAGTGGTAGGGGATTTTGGGTTGGCAAAGCTTTTAGATCATCAAGATTCACATGTTACAACTGCAGTGAGGGGCACAGTGGGGCATATAGCACCAGAGTATCTTTCCACAGGGCAATCTTCTGAGAAGACTGACGTCTTTGGATTTGGCATTCTGCTTCTTGAATTGATCACAGGCCAGAGGGCACTGGAATTTGGAAAAGCAGCCAACCAAAAAGGAGCCATGCTTGATTGG GTAAGGAAAATCCATCAAGAGAAGAAGCTTGAGTTGCTTGTGGACAAGGATCTCATGAACAACTATGACAGGATTGAGCTTGAGGAAATTGTTCAAGTGGCACTCTTGTGCACACAGTATCTTCCTGGCCATAGGCCCCGAATGTCTGAAGTTGTACGAATGCTTGAAGGTGATGGCCTTGCAGAGAAATGGGAAGCTTCTCAAAGTGCTGACACCACCAAATGCAACAAACCACATGAACTCTCTTCATCAGATAGGTATTCTGACCTCACTGATGACTCTTCTTTGTTGGTTCAAGCAATGGAACTCTCAGGCCCCAGATGA